The DNA window TCTTTTCCGGGTGTCCGATCCAGATCTTGAAGTTGCCGCCGATCCACGAACCGGCAACGATATGCTCGATGGGCCGGATGTTCGCTTTTCCGATGTTCTCGACCGCTTCCGACATCGTGACGGGCTCGATGTCCGGATCGTCCACCAACGCACGGTACAACCCTGATACGAAGTCGAATCCGTTGCGCTCGTAATGCTCCCAACAATTCTCTCCGTCGAGGATGACGCTGACACAGGCCGTGCGAAGCACGTCTTCACCATATTCGCGCAGTATCTCCTGGCGGACCTGCCGGATGTGATTGACAAAATCGTTTACCGCATCCGTTACGTGCCACGTGTGATAATCAAAGCCCACTTTGTCCGAAAGCCAATGATCGCGGAAGAAAACGACGATGCTGCCGTGCGCCGACCTCACCATGCGCGGGAAATAGTGTTCGAATCTGCCGTATGGTCGATCGTACTCGCCAAGGGAATGATCGAGAACGGTCTCGTCGCTTGCGGCCCAGACAATCCCTTCGTCTGCCATGAGCGCGAGCGCCGCATCCGAGATGCTTCCTTCCGCAGGCCACATACCTCGCGCAACGAGACCGAACTGATGTTCATGAAATGCGATGGAGCGCGTGACGTGTTCGCGTGCATCCTCCGGCCACGAACATCGCACGTCGGGAAGCCGAAGACCGGGCATCGCCTCATGCGCGGAGTTGGTATCGCAGATTAGAGGAAGGATCGGATGGTAGTACGGAGTCGTCGAGAGTTCGATATTCGCACCTGCCGCAAGCCGCATGTGCGCGACATCGAACGTCTGCAGGATTTTCGTGTGCGCATCGAGTAGCGCTGTTTTATCCGCTTCGGTATAATCGCGATCTTTCGCAATAAGCGAAGCGAATGGTTCGCCGCCACGCGCGTACTCGCCGGTCCAGGCCAGATGGAAATGCACGATGAGGTCGCGCAGATCTTGAGTCGTGAACGTCGTACGCTCCCGAAGCTCCGTGTACCGTGCCGAGCGCATGATCATGCGTTGATAATTTGCATGAAAGCATTGCCGCATCACAAGCGCACGCTCGTCGTCGGTTAACCGATCGGTCGGTGCACGGCTGGCAGTAAGGAGCGGGTCGGTTGCCCCGTGAGCATATTCTTCTACCTGTGCGACGAGCGACGGGACGAGGTTGATCGTGGCATGCATCGCGGGGACTCTGGCCAGATGCTCGGCCATCTCGAGGTAGTCTTTCGTGGCATGCAACCGCACCCACGGCAGGCGCACAATCCCGTCGGAGCGGTAGTACGGCTGATGCTGATGCCAGAGGATCGCGAGTTTGATTGGTACACTCATAGTGATCGTTCCCCAATAGAACAGTACAGCCGCCGAGAATCGCTTCATCGGCGGCTGCACTCGTTATGAGAGAAAACTCGCTCTCGCTTACGTGCTGCTTTTGCTGAAGCGGATGATATGCAGCTTCTCGAATTTGTTCTCCGTCTTCGAGAGCAATCGCGAGATGTTCGTTCGGTGGCGGTAGATCAAGAATAGCGCAATGCCGATCGCTCCGATGATGAGCGTGTGATAGCCGTAGATATCGACCCCGAACACATTCTGGCGCACGAACATCGTCGTCGGGAACATCACTGCCGCCGTGATCGACCCGAGCGATACGTAGCCCGACGCGAAGAGCACGAGCAGGAAGATACCGACCGCGACTGCCGTCTCGACCGGCGCAATCGTCACGAGCATGCCGAGCGTCGTGTTGATACTCTTTCCACCCTTCCAGCCGGCGAAGCATGTATAGCTATGTCCGAGCACCGCCGCCGCACCTGCGAAAAAGCGGAACACGGTAATGTCCTGGAACGGCGTGTGATTATGGAACGGCAGCCCGTTGAAAATGTAGGTGGCGATGAGAACGGCGGCTACACCCTTTGCAATATCGAGTACCTGGATGAGAACCCCAAGTTTCCAGCCCAGAACCCGGAAGGCGTTCGTCGAGCCCATATTCCCGGATCCCTTGGTTCGTAAATCGAACCCGCGGAAGCGTTTACTGACAATAACACCAAAGGGGATCGCGCCGAGAAAATACCCAACGCTAATTACCAGAAGAATACTGATCATTCTATATAAAT is part of the Bacteroidota bacterium genome and encodes:
- a CDS encoding glycoside hydrolase; the protein is MSVPIKLAILWHQHQPYYRSDGIVRLPWVRLHATKDYLEMAEHLARVPAMHATINLVPSLVAQVEEYAHGATDPLLTASRAPTDRLTDDERALVMRQCFHANYQRMIMRSARYTELRERTTFTTQDLRDLIVHFHLAWTGEYARGGEPFASLIAKDRDYTEADKTALLDAHTKILQTFDVAHMRLAAGANIELSTTPYYHPILPLICDTNSAHEAMPGLRLPDVRCSWPEDAREHVTRSIAFHEHQFGLVARGMWPAEGSISDAALALMADEGIVWAASDETVLDHSLGEYDRPYGRFEHYFPRMVRSAHGSIVVFFRDHWLSDKVGFDYHTWHVTDAVNDFVNHIRQVRQEILREYGEDVLRTACVSVILDGENCWEHYERNGFDFVSGLYRALVDDPDIEPVTMSEAVENIGKANIRPIEHIVAGSWIGGNFKIWIGHPEKNTAWEYLAAAREVLAAADRASANYPQARTALLQAEGSDWFWWFGDDHYAEDRGLFDELFRMHLGQMYDALGVERPDVLSRPIIDEPRSSPFSSMHRAE
- the plsY gene encoding glycerol-3-phosphate 1-O-acyltransferase PlsY — encoded protein: MISILLVISVGYFLGAIPFGVIVSKRFRGFDLRTKGSGNMGSTNAFRVLGWKLGVLIQVLDIAKGVAAVLIATYIFNGLPFHNHTPFQDITVFRFFAGAAAVLGHSYTCFAGWKGGKSINTTLGMLVTIAPVETAVAVGIFLLVLFASGYVSLGSITAAVMFPTTMFVRQNVFGVDIYGYHTLIIGAIGIALFLIYRHRTNISRLLSKTENKFEKLHIIRFSKSST